In a genomic window of Nodosilinea sp. E11:
- the mazG gene encoding nucleoside triphosphate pyrophosphohydrolase: protein MVSAPLPSEPVTHRAAILAALERLVDIIAQLRHPETGCPWDLAQTPTSLIPYVIEEAYEVVDAIQVGEKDAIAEELGDLLLQVVLQAQVASDADNFDLGTVATGIADKLVRRHPHIFGDASGETPEEVSQNWDRIKAEEKGIPHEPDKLSPKLTKYSRTLPPLMAASKISHKAAKAGFEWNDIDGVWDKFHEELDEFRAALASEPKENQQAELGDLLFTLVNLARWYDLDPSEALQSTNRRFIQRFGLVEAVAEKPLGEYGIEELEGLWQKAKARLAKPQD, encoded by the coding sequence ATGGTTTCTGCGCCCCTGCCTTCTGAACCTGTCACCCATCGCGCCGCCATTCTCGCCGCCCTAGAGCGGCTGGTGGATATTATCGCTCAGCTGCGCCACCCCGAAACCGGCTGCCCGTGGGACCTGGCCCAAACCCCCACTAGCCTAATTCCCTACGTGATCGAAGAAGCCTACGAGGTGGTGGATGCCATTCAGGTGGGGGAAAAGGATGCGATCGCCGAAGAACTCGGTGACCTGCTGCTGCAAGTAGTGCTGCAAGCCCAGGTGGCCAGCGACGCGGACAACTTTGACCTGGGCACGGTGGCTACCGGCATTGCTGACAAGCTGGTGCGCCGCCACCCTCACATTTTTGGCGATGCCTCAGGTGAGACGCCCGAAGAAGTCAGCCAAAACTGGGACCGCATCAAGGCCGAAGAAAAAGGCATTCCCCACGAGCCTGACAAGCTCTCGCCCAAGCTGACCAAATACAGCCGCACTCTGCCGCCCTTGATGGCCGCCAGCAAGATTTCGCACAAAGCCGCCAAGGCCGGGTTCGAGTGGAACGATATCGACGGCGTGTGGGACAAATTTCACGAAGAACTAGACGAGTTTCGGGCCGCCCTGGCCAGTGAACCCAAAGAGAACCAGCAAGCAGAGCTGGGCGATCTGTTGTTTACGCTGGTTAACCTGGCCCGCTGGTATGACCTCGACCCCTCGGAGGCCTTGCAGAGCACCAATCGTCGCTTCATTCAGCGCTTTGGGCTGGTGGAAGCCGTGGCCGAGAAGCCCTTGGGAGAGTACGGCATCGAAGAGCTAGAAGGGCTGTGGCAAAAGGCGAAGGCGCGTCTGGCCAAGCCTCAGGATTAA
- a CDS encoding tetratricopeptide repeat protein, which yields MGKGFGQPKAVSTRNATQFMRAFRKCHTEAKGDKRQVEQFLKANLAKLDESLLEALPHTFPTLVEDGLFGDRQAGASLFGNFGNAICEFPLGDRALNLELSIAAYQIALRVFTRDAFPESWAATQNNLGAAYSNRFQGDRAKNLEQAIAAYELSLQVRTRDAFPESWAATQNNLGTAYGNRIRGDRAENLEQAIAAYELSLQVRTRDAFPENWATTQNNLGTACSSRIQGDRAENLEQAIAAYELSLQVKTRDAFPENWATTQNNLGTAYGNRIRGDRAENLEQAIAAYELSLQVYTRDAFPENWATTQSNLGVAYRDRIRGDHAKNVEQAIVAYKLSLQVYTHDAFPENWAISKHNLGNAYRDRILGEQSDNLRTAIDLYQEATQVFTQKAFPLKWAENQGCLAEALIKQASLSDNSNDLNTAITLLKEALEVAVPGSPDFIDSQYRLGTALSRRFELNQNASDLQDALKAYKTALDAISPEHYDREKIWQALPTTQSVLGSRLVREGQWQEGLQLLLNSVRLLSEGDDQLAHANALYQTGRAHETLSDWDNARLYYRDALRLYEHLNDQPGIAQSRHGLGSVLASQGYFKKGMAELQQARDLYHQLDRQNRVREVDNLYQAAQRAEQQLSEVPA from the coding sequence ATGGGCAAAGGATTTGGACAGCCAAAAGCGGTATCCACGCGCAATGCGACCCAGTTTATGCGTGCCTTTAGGAAGTGCCATACCGAAGCTAAGGGAGATAAGCGGCAGGTCGAGCAGTTTTTGAAGGCAAACTTAGCCAAGCTAGATGAATCTCTTCTAGAGGCATTGCCACATACATTTCCGACACTGGTAGAAGATGGTTTATTTGGAGATAGGCAAGCAGGTGCATCGCTATTTGGGAATTTTGGAAATGCAATTTGCGAGTTTCCGCTAGGTGATCGGGCCTTAAACCTGGAGTTGAGTATTGCGGCTTACCAAATTGCATTAAGGGTATTTACTCGTGATGCTTTTCCTGAAAGTTGGGCCGCTACACAAAATAATCTTGGCGCTGCCTACAGTAATCGCTTTCAAGGCGATCGGGCCAAAAACTTAGAGCAAGCGATTGCGGCCTATGAGTTATCGCTTCAAGTTAGAACACGCGATGCTTTTCCTGAAAGTTGGGCCGCTACACAAAATAACCTCGGCACTGCCTACGGTAACCGCATTAGAGGTGATCGGGCTGAAAACTTAGAGCAAGCGATTGCGGCCTATGAGTTATCGCTTCAGGTCAGAACACGCGATGCTTTTCCTGAAAATTGGGCCACGACACAAAATAATCTCGGCACTGCCTGTAGCAGTCGCATTCAAGGTGATCGGGCTGAAAACTTAGAGCAAGCGATTGCGGCCTATGAGTTATCGCTTCAGGTCAAAACACGCGATGCTTTTCCTGAAAATTGGGCCACGACACAAAATAATCTCGGCACTGCCTACGGTAATCGCATTAGAGGTGATCGGGCTGAGAATTTAGAGCAGGCTATTGCAGCCTATGAGTTGTCACTTCAAGTTTACACTCGCGATGCTTTTCCTGAAAATTGGGCCACGACACAAAGTAATCTTGGCGTTGCCTATCGTGATCGCATTAGAGGCGATCACGCCAAAAATGTAGAGCAAGCGATTGTGGCTTATAAGTTGTCGCTTCAGGTTTACACTCATGATGCTTTCCCAGAAAATTGGGCAATAAGTAAGCACAATCTCGGCAATGCTTATCGCGATCGCATTCTAGGCGAGCAAAGCGACAATCTAAGAACAGCGATTGATTTGTACCAAGAAGCTACTCAAGTTTTCACGCAAAAGGCATTCCCGCTTAAGTGGGCCGAGAACCAGGGCTGCTTGGCTGAAGCATTAATTAAACAAGCCTCGTTGTCAGATAACTCAAATGACTTAAATACTGCTATTACGCTGCTGAAAGAGGCTTTAGAAGTTGCCGTGCCTGGTAGCCCAGACTTTATCGACTCTCAGTACCGATTGGGTACTGCCCTATCGCGTCGCTTTGAGCTAAATCAAAATGCTAGCGATCTACAAGACGCACTCAAAGCCTATAAAACCGCTTTAGATGCCATTAGCCCAGAGCATTACGATCGCGAAAAAATTTGGCAAGCGCTACCGACTACTCAATCTGTCTTAGGCAGTCGCCTGGTACGCGAAGGCCAGTGGCAGGAAGGGCTACAGCTCTTGCTCAACAGCGTCAGACTGCTCAGCGAAGGGGATGACCAACTTGCCCACGCCAATGCGCTGTATCAAACCGGACGCGCCCACGAAACCCTCTCTGACTGGGATAATGCCCGTCTCTACTACCGCGATGCCCTGCGCCTGTACGAACACCTTAACGATCAGCCCGGCATTGCCCAAAGTCGTCATGGATTAGGGAGTGTGTTAGCCTCCCAGGGCTATTTCAAAAAAGGTATGGCTGAGCTACAACAAGCCCGCGACCTTTACCATCAGCTAGATAGACAAAACAGGGTAAGAGAAGTGGATAACCTTTACCAGGCAGCCCAGCGGGCAGAGCAGCAGCTAAGCGAGGTGCCCGCATGA
- a CDS encoding ATP-binding protein has product MTTADDIFDQSTSNVQGLGLREIPFTESPPDLESETLQYIFTGREDELRRVFNLFQSRERRRVLVYGRIGIGKSAFLREVLSVLRRKRPQMLTAYISLPADLDLATTALIAVAREMADDEWAQRQLYQMGIPTAKILKERSSEVSGNLVMGAKMAEKDLPLTKPLYPTVSLDTLLERAQEKYPQGVVIAIDDLDKRNPSAVRQMMHDAQGMLKGRAWFMLTGHPMGITGDLLTSERGLFDLQLKLEELDQPTTYKMLINYLNSARIGNTCTDPDDPRSVLPFTPEAAKRFCEVSLGKPRLFNRLGNTVLDTAANMQATLIDSEVLAQGLKAAAPELRERAALSVQEERVRAFLEQRGPISDETITFEDLEQLGFRSFSEILPFLERLEAADLAHQLDQDDTKAFAPIALPPTIEDEPVDL; this is encoded by the coding sequence ATGACCACCGCCGACGATATTTTTGATCAATCAACCAGCAACGTGCAGGGCTTGGGCCTACGCGAAATTCCGTTTACAGAAAGCCCACCTGACCTCGAAAGCGAAACGCTACAGTACATCTTCACCGGGCGCGAAGACGAGCTGCGACGGGTATTTAACCTGTTTCAAAGCCGGGAGCGGCGACGGGTTTTGGTCTATGGCCGCATTGGCATTGGCAAAAGCGCCTTTTTGCGAGAGGTGCTGTCTGTTTTGCGCCGCAAGCGTCCACAGATGTTGACCGCCTATATTTCTCTACCCGCTGATCTAGACCTGGCTACCACAGCCTTAATTGCCGTTGCCCGCGAAATGGCCGATGACGAATGGGCACAGCGGCAGCTCTACCAAATGGGGATTCCGACCGCCAAAATCCTTAAAGAGCGCAGTTCAGAAGTAAGCGGAAACCTGGTCATGGGTGCCAAAATGGCGGAAAAAGACCTGCCTCTCACGAAGCCGTTATATCCCACCGTGAGCCTCGATACCCTGCTAGAACGCGCCCAAGAAAAATATCCCCAGGGCGTTGTCATTGCCATTGACGACTTGGATAAACGCAACCCCAGCGCCGTTCGACAGATGATGCACGATGCCCAAGGCATGTTGAAGGGGCGGGCCTGGTTTATGCTTACCGGGCACCCGATGGGCATCACAGGCGATTTGTTGACCAGTGAGCGAGGACTGTTTGACCTGCAACTGAAGCTCGAAGAACTCGATCAGCCCACCACCTACAAGATGCTGATCAACTACCTCAACAGCGCCCGCATCGGCAACACCTGCACTGACCCCGATGATCCGCGATCGGTATTGCCATTTACCCCAGAGGCCGCCAAGCGCTTCTGTGAAGTATCTCTAGGCAAGCCTCGCCTGTTTAACCGGCTTGGCAACACAGTACTCGACACCGCCGCTAACATGCAGGCCACCTTAATTGATTCAGAGGTATTGGCTCAGGGACTAAAGGCGGCTGCTCCAGAGCTGAGAGAACGTGCTGCCCTCAGCGTTCAAGAAGAACGAGTTCGAGCCTTTCTAGAACAGCGAGGGCCAATCTCTGACGAAACCATTACCTTTGAAGACTTGGAACAACTAGGGTTTCGCAGCTTTAGCGAGATTTTGCCCTTTCTAGAACGGCTAGAAGCAGCTGACCTCGCCCACCAACTCGATCAGGATGACACCAAAGCCTTTGCCCCAATCGCTCTGCCACCAACCATAGAGGATGAGCCAGTAGATCTGTAG
- a CDS encoding argininosuccinate synthase, producing the protein MGRAEKVVLAYSGGVDTTVCIPYLMQEWGVKEVITLAADLGQGDELEPIRLKALNAGVKESLVADLTKEFITDYAFPAIQANALYENRYPLSTALARPLIAKALVEAADRYGADAVAHGCTGKGNDQVRFDVAIAALNPSLKVLAPAREWGMGREEAIAYGEKNGLSFQVKKSSPYSIDRNLLGRSIEAGPLENPMTEPLEEVFLMTEAIENTPNEPEYVDIGFTKGLPTSLNGQALGPVELITQLNAIAGRHGVGRIDMIENRLVGIKSREIYEAPALLVLIDAHRDLESLTLTADVTQYKRGIEESYSRLVYNGLWYSPLKLALDAFIQQTQERVTGTVRVKLFKGTNRVVGRQSELALYSDALSTYGSDDQFDHRAAEGFIYVWGLPTRVWSEKLRG; encoded by the coding sequence ATGGGTCGCGCAGAGAAAGTTGTTCTAGCCTATTCCGGTGGTGTTGACACCACCGTGTGTATCCCCTACCTGATGCAGGAGTGGGGTGTAAAAGAAGTGATTACCCTGGCGGCAGACTTAGGCCAAGGCGACGAGCTAGAGCCGATTCGCCTCAAGGCGCTCAATGCCGGGGTAAAAGAGTCTTTAGTAGCCGACCTGACCAAAGAATTCATTACCGACTATGCCTTCCCCGCCATCCAGGCCAATGCCCTGTATGAAAATCGCTACCCGCTGTCTACGGCCCTGGCCCGCCCGCTGATTGCCAAGGCCCTAGTCGAAGCCGCCGATCGCTATGGGGCCGATGCTGTCGCCCACGGCTGCACCGGCAAGGGCAACGACCAGGTGCGCTTTGACGTGGCGATCGCCGCCCTCAATCCCAGCCTTAAGGTGCTGGCCCCCGCCCGCGAGTGGGGCATGGGGCGCGAAGAAGCCATTGCCTACGGTGAAAAAAATGGCCTCAGCTTTCAGGTGAAAAAGTCTAGCCCTTACAGCATCGATCGCAACCTGCTGGGCCGCAGCATTGAGGCCGGGCCGCTCGAAAACCCCATGACCGAGCCTTTGGAAGAAGTGTTTTTGATGACCGAGGCGATCGAAAACACCCCCAACGAGCCTGAATACGTGGATATTGGCTTTACCAAGGGTCTGCCCACCAGCCTCAATGGCCAGGCGCTGGGGCCGGTAGAGTTAATTACTCAACTGAATGCGATCGCCGGTCGCCACGGCGTAGGCCGCATCGACATGATTGAAAACCGCCTGGTAGGCATCAAATCGCGCGAAATCTACGAGGCCCCAGCTCTACTGGTACTGATCGACGCCCACCGCGATTTAGAAAGCCTCACCCTCACCGCCGACGTCACCCAGTACAAGCGCGGCATCGAAGAAAGCTACAGCCGTCTGGTCTACAACGGCCTCTGGTATAGCCCCCTCAAGCTGGCCCTCGACGCCTTCATTCAGCAGACCCAAGAGCGGGTGACAGGCACCGTGCGGGTGAAGCTGTTTAAGGGCACCAACCGGGTGGTGGGCCGCCAGTCTGAGCTGGCCCTCTACAGCGATGCCCTGTCGACCTACGGCTCTGATGACCAGTTTGACCACAGGGCTGCCGAAGGCTTTATCTACGTGTGGGGTCTACCCACACGCGTCTGGTCTGAAAAGCTGCGGGGTTAG
- a CDS encoding RidA family protein has translation MLEFMTLPDNVLPPVAPYSHAVRAGDFLFVTGQLAEDPATGKVVKGSIEEQTRRVMDNLALVLDHGGSGFNRVVMARIFVTDFRYYEVVNTIYQSYFGQSPQPSRTTVGVTALAGYGDVEIDLIAYCGE, from the coding sequence ATGCTGGAATTTATGACCTTGCCCGATAACGTGCTGCCGCCGGTAGCACCCTACTCCCACGCGGTGCGGGCTGGAGATTTTTTGTTTGTGACGGGGCAGCTGGCCGAAGACCCGGCCACGGGCAAGGTTGTTAAAGGCTCAATTGAAGAGCAAACCCGGCGGGTGATGGATAACCTGGCTCTAGTGTTAGATCACGGGGGCAGCGGTTTCAACCGAGTAGTGATGGCGCGGATCTTTGTTACAGATTTTCGCTACTACGAGGTGGTAAACACCATTTACCAATCATACTTTGGCCAATCTCCCCAGCCGAGCCGTACTACAGTGGGGGTCACAGCGCTGGCCGGGTATGGAGATGTAGAAATTGACCTAATCGCTTACTGTGGGGAGTGA
- a CDS encoding Crp/Fnr family transcriptional regulator, with protein MSRPQLSILQTFGPKTSLPPLCDRVWLIEQGIVRSLTWNAEGQVITVGLWGQGDIVGLPLTRLSPYQMECLTSVMVTEVVFHSQTRYWQTLLLNHLWYSQELFRVVQIPCLAERLLHLLHWLADRFGHQTPEGRLLPPLLTHQQLSEVLGSSRVTVTRLLNTLERQGQLVRFRKRRGETKHRYLASESSRAILLPDLKQLAQL; from the coding sequence ATGTCTCGCCCTCAACTCTCGATTCTGCAAACCTTTGGCCCTAAAACCTCTCTGCCGCCGCTGTGCGATCGCGTCTGGCTGATTGAGCAAGGTATTGTGCGCAGCCTGACCTGGAACGCTGAGGGTCAGGTGATTACCGTTGGCCTGTGGGGCCAGGGAGATATTGTCGGGCTGCCGCTGACTCGACTGAGCCCCTACCAAATGGAATGTTTGACCTCAGTAATGGTCACGGAAGTGGTTTTTCATTCACAAACACGCTACTGGCAGACGCTGCTGCTCAATCATCTTTGGTATAGCCAGGAGCTATTTCGCGTAGTGCAAATTCCCTGTTTGGCCGAGCGCCTGCTGCACCTGCTCCACTGGCTGGCCGATCGCTTTGGACACCAGACCCCAGAGGGCAGATTGTTGCCACCGCTATTGACCCACCAGCAGCTATCTGAAGTGTTGGGCAGTAGCCGGGTTACGGTGACTCGCCTGCTCAACACCCTAGAGCGGCAGGGGCAGCTCGTGCGCTTTAGAAAGCGCCGAGGTGAAACCAAACACCGTTACCTAGCCTCTGAGTCAAGTCGAGCCATTTTACTGCCTGATTTAAAGCAGTTAGCTCAGCTCTAG